A single window of Caldicellulosiruptor bescii DSM 6725 DNA harbors:
- a CDS encoding glycoside hydrolase family 3 N-terminal domain-containing protein, giving the protein MSIEKRVNQLLQQMTVEEKVYQLTSVLVKDILENNQFSEEKAKKVIPHGIGQITRVAGASNFTPQQALEAANQIQKFLIENTRLKIPAIIHEESCSGFMASKATVFPQSIGVACTFDNELVKEMAKVIRLQMKAVGAHQALAPLIDVARDARWGRVEETFGEDPYLVANMAVSYVEGIQGKNFEEKIIATGKHFVGYAMSEGGMNWAPVHIPERELREVYLYPFEVAVKVAGLKSIMPAYHEIDGIPCHANRKLLTEIARNEWRFDGIFVSDYSGVKNILDYHKSVKTYEEAAYISLWAGLDIELPRIECFTEKFIEALKEGKFDMAVVDAAVKRVLEMKFRLGLFDNPFVKTENILELFDNEEQRSLARKVAQESMVLLKNDGILPLKEKELKKVAVIGPNANSVRNLLGDYSYPAHISTTEMFFMKEEVDLGDEDAFVKKVVNIKSVYEVIKERIGKHTEVVYAKGCDVNSQDKSSFEEAKKAAQGADVVIVVVGDKAGLKLDCTSGESRDRASLKLPGVQEELIEEISKVNQNIVVILVNGRPVALENFWQKSKAILEAWFPGEEGAEAIADVIFGKYNPGGKLAISFPRDVGQVPVYYSHKPSGGKSCWHGDYVEMSSKPFLPFGYGLSYTTFEYKNLTIEKEKITMDESIKISVEIENTGNYEGDEVVQLYTRKEEFLVTRPVKELKAYKRVHLKPGEKKKVVFEIFPDQFAYYDYDMNRVISPGTVEVMVGASSEDIKFTGTFEIVGEKKDAKEIKNYLSHAWCE; this is encoded by the coding sequence GTGTCAATTGAAAAAAGGGTAAACCAGCTTTTGCAGCAGATGACAGTTGAAGAAAAGGTGTATCAGCTCACAAGTGTGCTTGTAAAAGATATTTTGGAAAACAACCAATTTTCTGAGGAAAAAGCAAAGAAAGTCATTCCTCATGGTATTGGCCAGATTACAAGGGTTGCAGGTGCGAGCAATTTCACACCTCAACAGGCTTTAGAGGCAGCAAACCAAATCCAAAAGTTTTTGATTGAAAACACAAGGCTCAAAATTCCTGCGATAATCCATGAAGAATCTTGTTCTGGTTTTATGGCAAGCAAAGCAACAGTATTTCCACAGAGCATTGGTGTTGCCTGCACTTTTGACAATGAACTTGTAAAAGAGATGGCAAAGGTTATAAGGCTGCAGATGAAAGCTGTAGGTGCGCATCAGGCTTTGGCACCACTTATTGATGTTGCAAGGGATGCACGATGGGGAAGGGTTGAAGAGACATTTGGTGAAGACCCATATCTTGTTGCAAATATGGCAGTAAGTTATGTTGAAGGAATTCAGGGCAAGAACTTTGAAGAAAAGATTATTGCAACAGGCAAACATTTTGTTGGTTATGCAATGTCAGAAGGTGGGATGAACTGGGCACCTGTTCATATTCCTGAAAGAGAGCTAAGAGAAGTGTATCTTTATCCATTTGAGGTCGCTGTTAAAGTGGCAGGATTAAAATCAATTATGCCAGCTTACCATGAAATTGACGGAATTCCTTGTCATGCAAACAGAAAGCTTTTGACCGAAATTGCAAGGAATGAATGGAGATTCGATGGAATATTTGTGTCTGACTACAGTGGTGTTAAAAATATCTTAGACTATCATAAGTCGGTTAAAACTTATGAAGAGGCAGCGTATATTTCTCTTTGGGCAGGACTTGATATTGAACTTCCAAGAATAGAGTGTTTTACTGAGAAGTTTATTGAGGCATTAAAAGAAGGCAAGTTTGATATGGCAGTTGTTGATGCTGCTGTGAAGAGAGTTTTAGAGATGAAGTTCAGGCTCGGACTTTTTGACAATCCATTTGTAAAAACAGAAAATATTTTAGAACTTTTTGACAATGAGGAGCAAAGAAGCCTTGCAAGAAAAGTTGCCCAAGAGTCTATGGTTCTTTTGAAAAACGACGGTATATTGCCACTTAAAGAAAAAGAACTCAAGAAAGTTGCTGTGATAGGACCTAATGCCAACTCAGTTAGAAATCTTCTTGGTGATTATTCTTACCCAGCACACATATCAACAACAGAAATGTTCTTTATGAAAGAAGAGGTTGACCTCGGCGATGAAGATGCATTTGTCAAAAAGGTTGTAAATATTAAATCTGTATATGAAGTTATAAAAGAAAGAATAGGTAAGCATACAGAGGTAGTCTATGCAAAAGGTTGTGATGTAAACTCTCAAGATAAGTCCAGCTTTGAAGAAGCTAAAAAAGCTGCCCAGGGCGCAGATGTTGTTATAGTTGTAGTTGGTGACAAGGCAGGGTTAAAACTTGACTGCACATCTGGTGAGTCAAGAGATAGAGCAAGCTTAAAACTTCCAGGTGTTCAGGAAGAGCTGATAGAAGAAATTTCAAAAGTAAATCAAAACATTGTTGTTATTCTTGTAAACGGTCGACCTGTTGCGCTCGAAAATTTCTGGCAAAAGTCCAAAGCTATTCTTGAAGCTTGGTTCCCGGGCGAAGAAGGTGCAGAGGCGATTGCAGATGTTATCTTTGGAAAGTACAATCCGGGTGGAAAACTTGCAATTTCATTCCCAAGAGATGTTGGGCAAGTACCGGTATACTATAGTCACAAACCATCCGGTGGAAAATCATGCTGGCATGGGGACTATGTTGAAATGTCTTCAAAGCCATTTTTACCATTTGGTTACGGTCTTTCGTATACAACTTTTGAATACAAAAATCTTACCATTGAAAAAGAAAAAATTACAATGGATGAGAGCATAAAAATCTCGGTTGAGATAGAAAATACAGGAAACTATGAAGGAGATGAGGTAGTTCAGCTGTATACAAGAAAAGAAGAGTTTTTAGTAACAAGACCTGTAAAAGAGCTAAAGGCATACAAGAGAGTTCACTTAAAACCTGGTGAAAAGAAGAAAGTTGTATTTGAAATCTTCCCAGACCAGTTTGCATACTATGATTATGATATGAACAGGGTAATCTCACCCGGCACTGTTGAGGTCATGGTAGGGGCATCTTCAGAAGACATAAAGTTTACAGGGACATTTGAGATTGTTGGGGAAAAGAAAGATGCAAAAGAAATCAAAAATTATCTTAGCCATGCATGGTGTGAATAA
- a CDS encoding GntR family transcriptional regulator — protein sequence MIEFNPNVPIYLQVLEYLKKQIVSGKIRPGEKLPSVREMAQRFNINPNTAQRVFQELEREGLAKTERGIGNFVTSDTKLIQDLKEKMAEKIIEDFILAMKEIGYDQEEILNLLNKKLSGEE from the coding sequence TTGATTGAATTTAATCCTAATGTTCCTATTTATCTTCAAGTGCTGGAATACCTAAAAAAACAGATTGTCAGTGGCAAGATAAGGCCTGGTGAAAAGCTTCCGTCTGTGAGGGAGATGGCACAAAGGTTTAATATTAATCCAAATACAGCACAGAGGGTTTTTCAGGAGCTGGAAAGAGAAGGTTTGGCAAAAACAGAAAGAGGAATTGGGAATTTTGTTACGTCTGATACAAAACTTATTCAAGACTTAAAAGAAAAAATGGCTGAAAAGATTATAGAAGACTTCATCTTGGCAATGAAAGAGATAGGCTATGACCAAGAGGAAATCCTGAATCTTCTTAATAAAAAATTAAGTGGGGAGGAGTAG
- a CDS encoding HD domain-containing protein: MIKYFKNDVRRINHALKVFSFARLIGKAEGLDGKKQYILEAAALLHDIGIKMCEQKYNSTAGHLQEIEGPEVAKEILSHIDVEKHKLERILFLIGNHHSYSKIDDIDFQILVEADFLVNIYEDSMDVETIKSIKHKYFKTKMGLFMLEKMFEV; encoded by the coding sequence ATGATAAAATATTTCAAAAATGATGTGAGAAGAATAAACCATGCGCTCAAAGTATTTTCATTTGCAAGACTGATTGGAAAGGCGGAAGGTTTGGACGGCAAAAAACAGTATATTTTAGAAGCTGCAGCGCTTTTGCATGATATTGGGATTAAGATGTGTGAACAAAAGTACAACTCCACAGCAGGTCATCTGCAAGAGATTGAGGGACCAGAGGTTGCAAAAGAAATTTTGTCGCACATAGATGTTGAAAAACATAAACTTGAGAGGATTCTTTTTCTTATCGGCAACCATCATTCATATTCAAAGATAGATGACATTGACTTTCAAATCCTTGTTGAAGCAGATTTTCTTGTAAATATATATGAAGACTCTATGGACGTCGAAACAATAAAGAGTATAAAGCACAAATACTTCAAAACAAAGATGGGACTTTTCATGCTTGAAAAGATGTTTGAAGTATGA
- a CDS encoding rhamnogalacturonan lyase family protein, whose translation MKEELVLVRNETFKDFPIGNFPFDPNHSAMGEYHCYIPEGYRGRWYDPVVYHGWNGSGPTWIVTEEDGKKFMEQTRVLAALKNLWPMLVTGDEFWQDYIVEAQVRMLSTLPSAHAGMMFRYVHARSFYALLLHDKKLKLIKKDQENLEVLAFCNFNYDCDTFYNLKVECCGSKLIGYVDNKKMVEAIDSSYTRGKIGITATMPAQFTDVRVLMNHQAYKNYLIAKNNWVQVEKNLQCEYPQPVLWKIIDFKNFGAGRQIRFGNLPENNQKFMVIAQHQKRVHRDAYANISCLTAIDLDGRILWQIGEASSQKDHAYLTADLPFQVCDVDLDGVDEVIVARNFKIMILDSLTGKIKKQIPAPFSYETDKLYSVPFGQYAFDRVNIDSIRIANLTGKSKPTDIIVKDRYSRLWAYDNNLDLLWKFNGKNTGHFMFTKDIDNDGKEEVVVGYHLLDHDGKLIWTLPIESDHTDEIVIGPIDPERNEDIIAMACGDEGFILSDLKGNIIKRHLIGHAQRISVGNYRPDLKGYEICVTTYWGYQGIIYIFDCKGNLLHQFESPVPGNIITPVNWTGDGKDLILLSGHIQYGGLIDGFGRRVVTFPDDGHPILCADSIDLTGDGRDEILLWDEKKMYIYTQQDNGIKSDVLVPNKYPTINGSNYRGEYSFYNI comes from the coding sequence ATGAAAGAAGAACTGGTGCTTGTCCGCAACGAAACATTTAAAGACTTTCCCATTGGTAATTTCCCATTTGACCCTAATCACTCTGCCATGGGTGAATATCATTGTTATATTCCTGAAGGTTACCGTGGTAGATGGTACGACCCTGTTGTATATCATGGTTGGAACGGAAGTGGCCCTACCTGGATTGTGACAGAGGAAGATGGTAAAAAGTTTATGGAACAGACAAGGGTGCTCGCCGCCTTAAAGAATTTGTGGCCAATGCTTGTAACAGGAGATGAGTTTTGGCAAGACTATATAGTAGAGGCTCAAGTTAGGATGCTTTCAACCTTGCCTTCAGCCCATGCAGGAATGATGTTTAGATATGTACATGCACGCAGTTTTTATGCTCTTTTGCTTCATGACAAAAAGCTCAAACTTATCAAAAAAGACCAGGAAAATCTTGAAGTCTTGGCTTTCTGCAATTTCAATTATGATTGCGATACATTTTATAATCTAAAAGTGGAATGTTGTGGCAGCAAACTAATTGGATATGTAGACAACAAAAAGATGGTAGAAGCAATTGATAGCTCATATACAAGAGGAAAAATCGGGATTACAGCAACAATGCCTGCACAATTTACAGATGTCAGGGTGTTGATGAACCATCAAGCTTATAAAAATTATTTGATAGCAAAAAACAATTGGGTTCAAGTTGAAAAAAATCTTCAATGCGAGTATCCTCAGCCGGTATTATGGAAAATAATTGATTTTAAAAACTTTGGTGCAGGCAGGCAAATAAGATTTGGAAATTTACCAGAAAACAATCAGAAGTTTATGGTAATAGCCCAGCATCAAAAGCGGGTGCACAGAGATGCATACGCCAATATCAGCTGCCTTACCGCAATTGATTTAGATGGCAGAATTCTTTGGCAGATAGGTGAAGCATCTTCACAAAAAGACCATGCATATCTTACAGCTGACCTTCCTTTTCAGGTGTGCGATGTTGACCTTGACGGGGTTGATGAGGTAATTGTTGCAAGAAACTTTAAAATCATGATTTTAGACTCTCTTACAGGAAAAATAAAAAAGCAAATTCCTGCGCCCTTTTCTTATGAAACTGACAAACTGTACTCTGTGCCATTTGGCCAATATGCCTTTGATAGGGTCAATATTGACTCAATCAGAATTGCAAACCTAACTGGCAAATCTAAGCCAACAGATATAATTGTAAAAGATAGGTACAGCAGGCTTTGGGCATATGACAACAATCTTGATCTTCTGTGGAAGTTCAATGGCAAAAACACAGGACATTTTATGTTCACCAAAGACATTGATAATGATGGCAAAGAAGAGGTTGTTGTAGGTTATCATCTTTTAGACCATGATGGAAAGCTTATCTGGACTTTACCCATTGAATCTGACCACACTGATGAGATTGTAATAGGTCCAATTGACCCTGAGAGAAATGAAGATATCATTGCGATGGCATGTGGTGATGAAGGCTTTATACTCTCTGACCTTAAAGGCAATATTATAAAGCGACATTTAATAGGTCATGCTCAAAGAATAAGTGTTGGGAACTACCGACCTGATCTTAAAGGCTATGAGATATGCGTAACTACATACTGGGGATATCAAGGAATAATATACATCTTTGATTGTAAAGGGAATCTTCTGCATCAGTTCGAATCACCAGTACCTGGAAATATAATAACACCTGTCAACTGGACTGGGGACGGAAAAGATTTAATACTTCTGAGCGGTCATATTCAGTATGGTGGGCTGATTGATGGTTTTGGAAGAAGGGTTGTAACTTTCCCTGATGATGGTCATCCAATCCTTTGTGCAGATAGCATTGATTTGACAGGTGATGGCAGAGATGAGATATTGCTGTGGGACGAAAAGAAAATGTATATTTATACCCAGCAAGACAATGGCATTAAATCAGACGTGCTTGTTCCAAATAAATACCCTACTATAAATGGCTCAAACTATAGAGGAGAGTACTCTTTTTATAACATTTAA
- a CDS encoding ABC transporter ATP-binding protein encodes MLLEVKNLCKRYNKKIVLDDISFSVDRGKIVGLLGENGAGKTTLLKIIAGFSKPTSGQVLINNTKVGVETRRYVAFLPDTIIFPKWMKVKDALKFFSDFFDDFDFQKAKDMLEFLNINENGKIHDFSRGTIEKLSIALLLSRNVNLYLLDELLAFVDPISRDVVINMILDNLSEEKTVIVSTNIISEIEHIFDEVIILKDGKIVLIDSAENLREKSGVSVNQFFKEGGTK; translated from the coding sequence ATGCTTCTTGAGGTAAAGAATTTATGCAAGAGATATAACAAGAAGATTGTTCTGGATGATATTAGTTTTTCAGTAGATAGGGGCAAAATAGTTGGACTGTTAGGGGAAAATGGTGCTGGGAAAACAACACTCTTGAAGATTATTGCAGGCTTTTCTAAACCTACTTCAGGGCAGGTTCTTATAAACAATACAAAGGTAGGGGTTGAAACACGCAGATATGTTGCATTTTTGCCAGATACAATTATTTTTCCTAAGTGGATGAAAGTAAAGGATGCTCTAAAGTTTTTTTCAGACTTTTTTGATGATTTTGATTTTCAAAAGGCAAAGGATATGCTTGAGTTTTTGAATATTAATGAAAACGGGAAGATTCATGATTTTTCAAGAGGAACCATTGAGAAGCTGTCTATTGCACTTTTGCTCTCAAGAAATGTTAATCTATATCTTTTAGACGAACTACTTGCTTTTGTGGATCCAATCTCAAGAGATGTAGTGATTAATATGATTTTAGACAATCTTAGTGAAGAGAAGACAGTTATTGTATCTACCAATATTATCTCTGAAATTGAGCATATATTTGATGAGGTTATCATTCTTAAAGATGGCAAGATTGTACTTATAGATTCGGCAGAAAACTTAAGAGAAAAGTCAGGAGTTTCTGTAAATCAATTTTTCAAGGAAGGTGGTACAAAGTGA
- a CDS encoding ABC transporter ATP-binding protein, whose translation MKKALEVISVYKKFGRKEVIKGISFDIEEGRIVGFVGPNGAGKTTTIKMITGLIKPDSGQVKIFGYDIVHEREMALKFIGSIIENPELYEYLTGYENLAQLTRISNIPKSKIIEVAKLVGIDYALKEKTKKYSLGMKQRLALAMAILTDPKLLVLDEPTNGLDPSGIIELRSLLKSLANDKKVTIFISSHNLFEIQEICDKVVFIKEGKIETIENIDRSFIENVKFVLVLNEDRNTNDVVVKTTEVISCFEGVKILGVKENSIELELDGSKKVAFMNFLFQNGVNIKDFYEKVESLEDKYIKIYQN comes from the coding sequence GTGAAAAAAGCTCTTGAGGTAATTTCAGTCTACAAAAAATTTGGGAGAAAGGAGGTGATAAAGGGAATTTCGTTTGATATTGAAGAAGGCCGAATAGTAGGGTTTGTGGGACCAAATGGAGCTGGTAAAACCACCACAATTAAAATGATAACAGGACTTATAAAGCCAGATAGTGGACAGGTTAAAATTTTTGGGTATGACATTGTACATGAAAGAGAAATGGCATTAAAGTTTATTGGAAGTATAATAGAAAACCCCGAGCTTTATGAATATCTAACAGGATATGAAAATTTAGCTCAGCTTACAAGAATTTCAAACATACCAAAGTCCAAAATAATTGAAGTTGCAAAACTTGTTGGTATTGACTATGCTCTCAAAGAAAAGACAAAAAAGTATTCGCTTGGAATGAAACAGAGGCTTGCTTTAGCGATGGCAATTTTGACAGACCCAAAACTTCTTGTCTTGGATGAGCCGACAAATGGGCTTGACCCGAGCGGTATTATTGAGTTAAGAAGCCTTTTGAAGAGCCTTGCAAATGATAAAAAGGTAACGATATTTATATCATCTCACAATCTGTTTGAGATTCAAGAAATTTGCGATAAAGTGGTGTTTATTAAAGAAGGAAAGATAGAGACGATTGAAAACATAGACAGAAGTTTTATCGAAAATGTGAAGTTTGTTCTGGTATTAAATGAAGACAGAAATACAAATGATGTGGTGGTAAAAACTACAGAAGTAATATCTTGCTTTGAAGGTGTAAAAATTTTGGGAGTAAAAGAAAACAGTATTGAGTTAGAACTTGACGGAAGTAAAAAGGTAGCGTTTATGAATTTCCTCTTTCAAAATGGAGTTAATATAAAGGATTTTTATGAAAAAGTAGAATCTCTCGAGGACAAATATATAAAAATATACCAGAATTAG
- a CDS encoding ABC transporter permease subunit — MLALVKNELIKLFYRKKIFIAMLIIIASAIVGVWGSIAYIKSVQPEEEIRSLQKTISQLQKEKSKIKDEVKKQKIDMQIYQLEQQLAQLKSALASDSNNWRENLKKEIKELKIKMNQALDLSFSDSRENYRKEIIENEYYLLHNLKPLKRTDLNNFSVMILFLGMIIFMMPLIVFVISSDIMSNEFSQKTIRILASQPIPRNSIVLSKFLTALIVSEGLILISEVLVYIVTGIIYGFTNLKYPVVVGTIYKKVGEAVVPVYGSSYIITLGKFLILALLLQTLIIAACCALSVFISTLCKSNSLANILSFVVVYGIYFLVSPISQAVPVLKYLTMILLYSYLDPFKIITNDISVQLSISFISPWFSILVIAVYLTIPIATALLNYKNKDILA, encoded by the coding sequence ATGTTAGCTCTTGTAAAAAATGAGCTTATAAAACTTTTTTACAGGAAGAAGATTTTTATTGCTATGCTCATTATAATTGCTTCTGCGATAGTGGGTGTTTGGGGAAGCATTGCTTATATTAAATCAGTTCAGCCAGAAGAGGAAATAAGGTCATTGCAAAAAACAATTAGTCAATTGCAAAAAGAAAAATCGAAAATAAAAGATGAAGTGAAAAAGCAAAAGATTGATATGCAAATATATCAACTTGAACAGCAACTTGCTCAGTTGAAGAGTGCTCTGGCAAGTGATTCAAATAATTGGCGAGAAAATTTAAAAAAAGAAATAAAAGAACTTAAAATCAAGATGAACCAGGCTCTTGATTTGAGCTTTTCTGACTCAAGAGAAAATTATCGAAAAGAAATTATAGAAAACGAATACTATCTTTTACACAATCTAAAGCCACTTAAACGTACAGATTTAAATAATTTTAGTGTAATGATACTTTTTTTGGGTATGATAATATTTATGATGCCTTTAATAGTATTTGTGATAAGTTCAGATATAATGTCAAACGAATTTTCACAGAAGACTATAAGGATATTAGCCTCACAACCAATACCAAGAAACAGCATTGTTTTGTCAAAATTTTTAACAGCTTTAATTGTTAGCGAAGGGCTAATTTTGATCTCAGAAGTTTTAGTATATATAGTAACTGGAATAATTTACGGTTTTACTAACTTAAAATATCCAGTAGTAGTTGGGACAATTTATAAAAAGGTTGGAGAAGCAGTAGTACCTGTATATGGTAGTTCATATATCATAACACTGGGGAAATTTTTAATTTTAGCCCTTTTACTTCAGACACTAATAATTGCTGCATGTTGTGCACTGAGCGTATTTATTTCTACTCTTTGCAAGAGCAATTCATTGGCAAATATTCTAAGTTTTGTCGTGGTTTATGGAATTTATTTTTTGGTCTCACCAATCTCACAAGCAGTCCCTGTTCTTAAATATTTGACTATGATACTTCTTTATTCTTATCTTGATCCTTTTAAAATAATTACTAATGATATTTCTGTTCAATTAAGTATTAGTTTCATAAGCCCATGGTTCAGCATATTGGTAATTGCCGTATATCTTACTATTCCTATAGCAACGGCATTGTTGAATTACAAAAATAAGGATATTTTGGCATAA
- a CDS encoding L-lactate permease, translated as MDLFLSVLPILLVLFLLIFAKKTADVAGLVGWVVTALIAVVYFKTSFDVVLKSSIMGFLAALPVSLVVVTSILQLNVMESAGAMRRIIVFVKGLSKDDKVFQALILNVGFGTFLAATGAVPVTVLPPILIGLGYSTFAAIALSAVGFDALCTYALLGTPLVVFSQIANVDLITAARYFLPFVGVVSFTISLAMLFIIGNSKFVKRGFIPAIIVGLTSYAAAELAILVKAPVITGIFAGILIMLVMMVILKLLGKRVYDSSHFTEEDRKVEKTMGIIKATSPWILLVVFILITNLITPIREFLYDKLSMPVEVMKGPKIKPIFTRVIWQSYTWILLSTVISIFIFKMNGKQLKSVWEKTKSRIPKPFWSSTVFFLMAYVMMYSGYQKTQNGYELLKRAHNIVYVLAEYSAKGFKNIYAFIAPYLGILGGFITGTETSTIAMFAKYTIETSNLLGLSPLLMVAAVAFGGGLASGISPSKLQNAAAAIDAIGEESKVLKTTLVVSLIMAFIAGIISFVLRNFTV; from the coding sequence ATGGATTTATTTTTAAGTGTCTTGCCAATTTTACTTGTCTTATTTCTTCTCATCTTTGCAAAGAAGACTGCAGATGTGGCAGGGCTTGTCGGATGGGTTGTAACAGCTTTGATTGCCGTTGTGTATTTTAAAACCTCATTTGATGTTGTTCTAAAATCATCTATTATGGGCTTTTTAGCAGCACTTCCTGTATCCTTAGTTGTTGTCACATCAATCCTGCAGCTCAATGTCATGGAGTCAGCAGGTGCAATGAGAAGAATTATTGTATTTGTAAAAGGTTTGTCAAAGGATGACAAAGTGTTTCAGGCACTTATTTTGAACGTGGGATTTGGGACCTTTCTGGCGGCAACCGGAGCTGTTCCTGTGACTGTGCTTCCACCAATTTTGATTGGGCTTGGTTATTCAACCTTTGCTGCAATTGCCCTGTCTGCAGTCGGGTTTGATGCGCTGTGTACATATGCTCTTCTTGGTACACCTTTGGTTGTATTTTCACAGATTGCAAATGTGGATTTGATAACAGCTGCAAGGTACTTTTTGCCGTTTGTTGGAGTTGTTTCATTTACAATATCACTTGCAATGCTTTTTATAATTGGCAATAGCAAGTTTGTCAAAAGAGGTTTTATCCCTGCCATAATTGTTGGGCTTACATCTTATGCAGCAGCAGAACTTGCAATTTTGGTAAAAGCGCCAGTTATCACTGGCATCTTTGCAGGAATCCTAATAATGCTTGTTATGATGGTAATTCTCAAACTTCTTGGTAAAAGAGTATATGACTCAAGCCATTTTACAGAGGAAGATAGAAAAGTTGAAAAGACAATGGGGATAATAAAAGCAACATCTCCGTGGATACTGCTGGTTGTCTTTATTCTCATTACAAATCTCATTACTCCTATAAGAGAATTTTTGTATGACAAACTTTCAATGCCGGTTGAAGTAATGAAAGGACCAAAAATAAAGCCTATTTTCACAAGAGTTATCTGGCAGTCGTACACATGGATATTGCTCTCAACAGTTATTTCAATCTTCATCTTCAAGATGAATGGCAAACAGCTAAAGAGTGTATGGGAAAAAACAAAATCCAGAATTCCAAAACCTTTCTGGTCTTCAACTGTGTTTTTCTTAATGGCATATGTTATGATGTACTCAGGCTATCAAAAGACACAAAATGGCTATGAACTTTTGAAAAGGGCGCACAACATTGTTTATGTGCTTGCAGAATATTCGGCAAAGGGATTCAAAAACATATATGCTTTTATTGCTCCATATCTGGGCATCTTGGGCGGTTTCATTACAGGTACTGAAACATCTACCATTGCCATGTTTGCAAAGTATACCATTGAAACCTCAAACTTGCTTGGGCTGTCTCCACTTTTGATGGTTGCAGCTGTTGCTTTCGGTGGTGGGCTTGCATCAGGTATTTCACCTTCAAAGCTTCAAAATGCAGCTGCTGCAATTGATGCAATTGGCGAGGAGTCAAAGGTATTAAAGACAACCCTTGTGGTTTCGCTTATAATGGCGTTTATTGCGGGGATAATTAGCTTTGTGTTAAGGAATTTTACAGTATAG
- a CDS encoding GltB/FmdC/FwdC-like GXGXG domain-containing protein has product MNLHKLTIDAKGIHYKELNEMIENALNEGYKEIDLINVNGQRYIGDGLTFPDRKLNIYGTPGNDLAAFMNGLTIEVFANGQDGIGNTMNAGKIIVHGSAGDIIGYGMRGGEIFIKGDVGYRVGIHMKEYQDKIPVLVVGGKAGDFLGEYMAGGRIIVLGLTLKDGEPITGLYCGTGMHGGIMYLRGQLQPYQLGKEVKVVDMEEEDYKFIDKYVTEFVKHFGYSKEYIMSKPFYKLIPYNKRPYGKLYAY; this is encoded by the coding sequence ATGAATCTTCATAAGCTTACCATAGATGCAAAAGGCATACATTACAAAGAATTGAATGAGATGATAGAAAATGCTTTGAATGAAGGGTATAAAGAGATAGATTTGATAAACGTAAACGGCCAGCGCTACATTGGCGATGGATTGACATTCCCGGATAGAAAACTTAACATCTATGGCACCCCTGGAAACGATTTAGCTGCGTTCATGAACGGGCTTACAATTGAGGTATTTGCAAACGGTCAGGATGGTATTGGAAACACCATGAATGCGGGCAAAATAATAGTTCATGGTTCTGCAGGGGATATTATAGGCTATGGAATGCGCGGCGGCGAGATTTTCATAAAAGGTGACGTTGGTTACAGAGTAGGAATTCATATGAAGGAGTATCAAGACAAGATTCCTGTATTGGTAGTTGGTGGGAAAGCAGGAGATTTTCTTGGCGAGTACATGGCAGGTGGAAGGATAATTGTTTTAGGTCTTACATTAAAAGATGGTGAGCCTATAACAGGGCTTTACTGTGGAACAGGTATGCACGGTGGTATTATGTATCTTCGCGGTCAGCTGCAGCCATATCAGCTTGGGAAAGAGGTTAAAGTTGTTGATATGGAAGAAGAAGATTACAAATTCATTGACAAATATGTTACAGAGTTTGTAAAGCATTTTGGATATAGCAAAGAGTATATAATGTCAAAGCCATTTTACAAGCTAATTCCTTACAACAAACGCCCATACGGAAAGCTGTATGCTTATTAA